The Streptomyces albofaciens JCM 4342 genome has a segment encoding these proteins:
- the dapB gene encoding 4-hydroxy-tetrahydrodipicolinate reductase, whose product MSKLRVAVIGAKGRIGSEAVRAVEAAEDMELVAALGRGDSLETLTGAGAQVAVELTHPDAVMDNLEFCVRNGIHGVVGTTGWTDERLARLRGWLDASPRTGVLIAPNFSIGAVLTMRFAQQAARFFESAEVIELHHPNKADAPSGTAARTAKLIAEARAAADCPPQPDATSSALDGARGADVDGIPVHSVRLRGLLAHQEVLLGGVGETLTIRHDSLHHSSFMPGILLGVRRVVTTPGLTVGLENFLDLD is encoded by the coding sequence ATGAGCAAGCTGCGCGTGGCGGTCATCGGGGCCAAGGGGCGCATCGGCTCCGAGGCCGTACGGGCGGTCGAGGCCGCCGAGGACATGGAACTGGTCGCCGCCCTCGGGCGGGGCGACTCGCTGGAGACCCTGACCGGGGCCGGGGCGCAGGTGGCGGTCGAGCTGACCCACCCCGACGCGGTCATGGACAACCTGGAGTTCTGCGTCCGCAACGGCATCCACGGCGTCGTCGGCACCACGGGCTGGACCGACGAGCGCCTGGCGCGGCTGCGCGGATGGCTCGACGCGTCGCCCCGTACGGGTGTGCTCATCGCCCCGAACTTCTCCATCGGCGCGGTGCTGACCATGCGGTTCGCCCAGCAGGCGGCCCGGTTCTTCGAGTCCGCCGAGGTCATCGAGCTGCACCACCCGAACAAGGCCGACGCTCCCTCGGGCACCGCGGCCCGCACGGCGAAGCTGATCGCGGAGGCCCGCGCCGCCGCGGACTGCCCGCCGCAGCCGGACGCCACCAGCAGCGCGCTGGACGGTGCCCGCGGCGCGGACGTGGACGGCATCCCCGTCCACTCCGTACGGCTGCGCGGCCTCCTGGCCCACCAGGAGGTGCTGCTCGGCGGGGTGGGGGAGACCCTCACCATCCGCCACGACTCGCTCCACCACAGCAGCTTCATGCCGGGCATCCTGCTCGGCGTGCGCCGCGTGGTGACCACTCCCGGCCTGACCGTGGGCCTGGAGAACTTCCTCGACCTGGACTGA
- a CDS encoding PH domain-containing protein, with protein sequence MPLTFLTADRDLDDQAVEAAPLPHAGPDHWRRPYRPGPGRVGAAAVLLLLASFVLLSAVIIVAAGALPAAAVCTGVALVIIALAVRFLRVGMWVSAHGLRQVELLRTTTLRWDEVAAVRTVQRPVRWLGLPRTVQGQALVVERRAGGALRTLVTDRNGDFMGRPEAFDRAADVLEAWAAEYRR encoded by the coding sequence GTGCCCCTGACCTTCCTGACGGCCGACCGCGACCTCGACGACCAGGCCGTCGAAGCGGCCCCGCTGCCCCATGCCGGGCCCGATCACTGGCGCCGTCCCTACCGTCCGGGTCCCGGGCGGGTGGGGGCGGCGGCCGTGCTTCTGCTGCTGGCCTCGTTCGTCCTGCTGTCCGCCGTGATCATCGTCGCGGCGGGCGCGCTGCCCGCCGCCGCGGTCTGCACCGGTGTCGCGCTCGTGATCATCGCGCTGGCGGTGCGCTTCCTGCGGGTGGGCATGTGGGTCAGCGCCCACGGCCTGCGGCAGGTGGAGCTGCTGCGGACGACGACACTGCGCTGGGACGAGGTGGCCGCCGTCCGTACCGTCCAGCGGCCGGTGCGCTGGCTGGGGCTGCCGCGGACGGTGCAGGGTCAGGCACTGGTCGTCGAGCGGCGGGCCGGCGGCGCGCTGCGCACGCTCGTCACGGACCGCAACGGGGACTTCATGGGGCGGCCCGAGGCGTTCGACCGGGCCGCGGACGTGCTGGAGGCGTGGGCGGCGGAGTACCGCCGGTAG
- a CDS encoding polyribonucleotide nucleotidyltransferase: protein MENETHYAEAVIDNGSFGTRTIRFETGRLAKQAAGSAVAYLDDDTMVLSATTASKQPKDQLDFFPLTVDVEERMYAAGKIPGSFFRREGRPSEDAILTCRLIDRPLRPSFKKGLRNEIQIVETIMALNPDHLYDVVAINAASCSTQLAGLPFSGPIGGTRVALINGQWVAFPTHTELEDAVFDMVVAGRVLPDGDVAIMMVEAEATEKTIQLVKDGAEAPTEEVVAAGLEAAKPFIKVLCRAQSDLAAKAAKPVGEFPIFLDFQDDVLEALTEAVRGELAEALTIAGKQEREAELDRVKALAAEKLLPQFEGREKEISAAYRALTKTLVRERVIKEKVRIDGRGVTDIRTLAAEVEAIPRVHGSALFERGETQILGVTTLNMLRMEQQLDTLSPVTRKRYMHNYNFPPYSTGETGRVGSPKRREIGHGALAERALVPVLPTREEFPYAIRQVSEALGSNGSTSMGSVCASTMSLLNAGVPLKAPVAGIAMGLISQEIDGKTHYVTLTDILGAEDAFGDMDFKVAGTKQFVTALQLDTKLDGIPASVLAAALKQARDARLHILDVMNEAIDVPDEMSPNAPRIITVKIPVDKIGEVIGPKGKMINQIQEDTGADITIEDDGTIYIGAADGPAAEAARATINGIANPTMPEVGERYLGTVVKTTTFGAFVSLLPGKDGLLHISQIRKLAGGKRVENVEDVLAVGSKVQVEIAEIDQRGKLSLAPVIEGEDDEAKDDAAK, encoded by the coding sequence GTGGAGAACGAGACCCACTACGCCGAGGCCGTCATCGACAACGGCTCCTTCGGCACCCGCACCATCCGCTTCGAGACGGGCCGCCTGGCCAAGCAGGCCGCCGGCTCCGCCGTCGCGTACCTGGACGACGACACCATGGTGCTGTCGGCCACCACCGCCTCCAAGCAGCCCAAGGACCAGCTGGACTTCTTCCCGCTGACCGTGGACGTCGAGGAGCGGATGTACGCCGCCGGGAAGATCCCCGGCTCCTTCTTCCGCCGTGAGGGCCGGCCCTCCGAGGACGCGATCCTCACCTGCCGCCTGATCGACCGGCCGCTGCGCCCCTCCTTCAAGAAGGGCCTGCGCAACGAGATCCAGATCGTCGAGACGATCATGGCCCTCAACCCCGACCACCTCTACGACGTGGTCGCCATCAACGCCGCCTCCTGCTCCACGCAGCTGGCCGGCCTGCCCTTCTCCGGCCCGATCGGCGGCACCCGCGTCGCCCTGATCAACGGCCAGTGGGTGGCGTTCCCGACCCACACCGAGCTGGAGGACGCCGTCTTCGACATGGTCGTGGCCGGCCGCGTCCTGCCGGACGGCGACGTCGCGATCATGATGGTCGAGGCGGAGGCCACCGAGAAGACCATCCAGCTGGTCAAGGACGGCGCCGAGGCCCCCACCGAGGAGGTCGTCGCCGCCGGTCTGGAGGCCGCCAAGCCCTTCATCAAGGTGCTGTGCCGGGCCCAGTCGGACCTGGCCGCCAAGGCCGCGAAGCCGGTCGGCGAGTTCCCGATCTTCCTGGACTTCCAGGACGACGTGCTGGAGGCGCTGACCGAGGCCGTCCGCGGCGAGCTGGCCGAGGCGCTGACCATCGCCGGCAAGCAGGAGCGCGAGGCCGAGCTGGACCGCGTCAAGGCGCTCGCCGCCGAGAAGCTGCTGCCGCAGTTCGAGGGCCGCGAGAAGGAGATCTCCGCCGCCTACCGCGCGCTGACCAAGACCCTGGTGCGCGAGCGCGTCATCAAGGAGAAGGTCCGCATCGACGGCCGTGGCGTGACGGACATCCGTACGCTCGCCGCCGAGGTCGAGGCCATCCCGCGGGTGCACGGCTCGGCCCTGTTCGAGCGTGGCGAGACCCAGATCCTGGGCGTCACCACCCTGAACATGCTGCGCATGGAGCAGCAGCTGGACACCCTCTCCCCGGTGACCCGCAAGCGCTACATGCACAACTACAACTTCCCGCCGTACTCCACCGGTGAGACCGGCCGCGTGGGCTCGCCCAAGCGCCGCGAGATCGGCCACGGCGCGCTCGCCGAGCGCGCGCTGGTGCCGGTGCTGCCGACCCGCGAGGAGTTCCCGTACGCCATCCGCCAGGTCTCCGAGGCGCTCGGCTCCAACGGCTCCACCTCCATGGGCTCGGTCTGCGCCTCGACCATGTCGCTGCTGAACGCCGGTGTGCCCCTGAAGGCCCCGGTCGCCGGTATCGCCATGGGCCTGATCTCCCAGGAGATCGACGGCAAGACCCACTACGTCACCCTCACCGACATCCTCGGTGCGGAGGACGCGTTCGGCGACATGGACTTCAAGGTCGCCGGTACGAAGCAGTTCGTCACCGCCCTGCAGCTGGACACCAAGCTGGACGGCATCCCGGCGTCCGTGCTGGCCGCGGCCCTCAAGCAGGCCCGCGACGCCCGTCTGCACATCCTGGACGTGATGAACGAGGCGATCGACGTTCCGGACGAGATGTCCCCGAACGCGCCGCGCATCATCACCGTCAAGATCCCGGTGGACAAGATCGGTGAGGTCATCGGCCCCAAGGGCAAGATGATCAACCAGATCCAGGAGGACACCGGCGCCGACATCACGATCGAGGACGACGGCACCATCTACATCGGTGCCGCCGACGGCCCGGCCGCCGAGGCCGCCCGCGCCACGATCAACGGCATCGCCAACCCGACCATGCCGGAGGTCGGCGAGCGCTACCTGGGCACGGTCGTCAAGACCACCACCTTCGGTGCGTTCGTCTCGCTGCTCCCGGGCAAGGACGGTCTGCTGCACATCTCGCAGATCCGCAAGCTGGCCGGCGGCAAGCGCGTGGAGAACGTCGAGGACGTGCTCGCGGTGGGCAGCAAGGTCCAGGTGGAGATCGCCGAGATCGACCAGCGCGGCAAGCTGTCGCTGGCCCCGGTCATCGAGGGTGAAGACGACGAGGCGAAGGACGACGCCGCCAAGTGA
- a CDS encoding M16 family metallopeptidase: MTSRSSRTTARTSSEGRAVARTQTLLKGTAGAGTVRKTVLPGGLRVVTETLPSVRSVTFGIWAHVGSRDETPSLNGATHYLEHLLFKGTGKRSALDISAAIDEVGGEMNAFTAKEYTCYYARVLDTDLPLAIDVVCDMLTGSLIEPDDVEAERGVILEEIAMTEDDPGDCVHDLFAHTMLGDTPLGRPVLGSVETVNALTPERIRRFYKKHYDPTRLVVAAAGNVDHAKVVRMVRAAFEKAGALDRTDATPTAPRDGSRRIRTAGRVELLNRKSEQAHVILGVPGLARTDERRWAMGVLNTALGGGMSSRLFQEVREKRGLAYSVYSYTSGYADCGLFGVYAGCRPSQVDDVLKICRDQLDQVASEGLTDDEIRRAIGQLRGSTVLGLEDTGALMNRIGKSELCWGAQMSVDDMLARIAAVTPDEVRELARDVLGQRPSLSVIGPLKDRQAQRLHDAVA, from the coding sequence GTGACGTCCCGTAGCTCACGGACGACGGCCCGCACCTCTTCGGAGGGGCGGGCCGTCGCCCGTACCCAAACGCTTCTCAAGGGCACCGCCGGCGCCGGCACGGTCCGCAAGACGGTCCTGCCGGGCGGCCTGCGCGTGGTCACCGAGACCCTGCCCTCCGTACGCTCCGTGACCTTCGGCATCTGGGCGCACGTCGGCTCCCGCGACGAGACCCCTTCGCTGAACGGCGCCACCCACTACCTGGAGCACCTGCTCTTCAAGGGCACCGGGAAGCGCAGCGCGCTGGACATCTCCGCCGCCATCGACGAGGTCGGCGGCGAGATGAACGCCTTCACGGCGAAGGAGTACACCTGCTACTACGCGCGGGTGCTGGACACCGACCTGCCGCTCGCCATCGACGTGGTCTGCGACATGCTGACCGGCTCGCTGATCGAGCCGGACGACGTCGAGGCCGAGCGCGGCGTGATCCTCGAAGAGATCGCCATGACCGAGGACGACCCGGGCGACTGCGTGCACGACCTGTTCGCGCACACGATGCTCGGCGACACCCCCCTCGGCCGCCCGGTCCTCGGCTCCGTCGAGACGGTCAACGCCCTCACTCCCGAGCGCATCCGCCGCTTCTACAAGAAGCACTACGACCCGACCCGGCTGGTCGTCGCCGCCGCCGGCAACGTCGACCACGCCAAGGTCGTCCGGATGGTCCGCGCCGCCTTCGAGAAGGCCGGTGCCCTCGACCGTACGGACGCCACCCCGACGGCGCCCCGCGACGGCTCCCGCAGGATCCGTACGGCCGGCCGCGTGGAACTGCTCAACCGCAAGTCCGAGCAGGCCCATGTGATCCTCGGCGTGCCGGGCCTGGCCCGCACCGACGAGCGCCGCTGGGCGATGGGCGTGCTGAACACGGCCCTCGGCGGCGGCATGAGCTCCCGCCTCTTCCAGGAGGTGCGGGAGAAGCGCGGCCTGGCCTACAGCGTGTATTCGTACACCTCCGGCTACGCCGACTGCGGTCTGTTCGGCGTGTACGCGGGCTGCCGCCCCAGCCAGGTCGACGACGTCCTGAAGATCTGCCGCGACCAGCTCGACCAGGTGGCGTCCGAGGGCCTGACCGACGACGAGATCCGCCGCGCGATAGGCCAGCTGCGCGGTTCGACGGTCCTGGGCCTGGAGGACACCGGCGCGCTGATGAACCGCATCGGCAAGAGCGAGCTGTGCTGGGGCGCCCAGATGTCGGTCGACGACATGCTGGCGCGGATAGCGGCGGTCACCCCGGACGAGGTCCGGGAGCTGGCGCGCGATGTACTGGGACAGCGTCCCTCGCTGTCCGTGATCGGCCCGCTGAAGGACCGGCAGGCGCAGCGGCTGCACGACGCGGTCGCCTGA